A genome region from Labrus mixtus chromosome 9, fLabMix1.1, whole genome shotgun sequence includes the following:
- the LOC132980841 gene encoding pannexin-1-like, whose product MAIAHVATEYVFSDFLLKDPNQARYRSVRTELAVDKMVTCVAVGLPLLLISLAFAQEVSVGTQISCFAPSNFSWRQAAYVDSYCWAAVHTHTLPLWLHKFFPYILLLVAVMMYTPALFWRFSAAPLLQSDLSFIMEELDRCYNRAVTLAKRLTASGLLTSDSDPTEGCFNYPLVEKFLMTKRCSRTLLLHYLLCRGLTLVTLLCACVYLGYYLRLASVTDDFSCTLRVGLLVDDPTVPEKVQCKLIAVGVFSLLSLVNLVLFIALIPVVFYASLRPLFCHGYARFLEAYQSLPTIGVLPSPAGQWDDLSLYLLFLEENISELKSYKYIKVLELLKRRGSCTSENFDAMGLLQTLCLVKMDAVDGTKATVPAGRPDQVKTNTPGTARSTKASDAEEAHNSHNHQRSTSDNSTVETEMRELTPLLPGNNDATGSENREGGTLRQRPADVIG is encoded by the exons ATGGCCATCGCCCACGTGGCTACAGAGTACGTATTCAGTGATTTTCTGCTGAAAGATCCGAACCAGGCTCGATACCGCAGTGTGCGAACGGAGCTGGCTGTGGACAAGATGGTGACATGTGTGGCAGTGGGcctgcccctcctcctcatctctctggcGTTCGCTCAAGAAGTTTCAGTCG gTACTCAGATCAGCTGTTTTGCACCTTCTAACTTCTCCTGGAGGCAGGCGGCTTATGTGGACTCATACTGCTGGGCggccgtacacacacacacgctaccTTTGTGGCTGcacaag TTCTTCCCCTACATTCTGCTGCTGGTGGCGGTGATGATGTACACCCCGGCGTTATTCTGGAGATTTTCCGCGGCACCGCTCCTGCAGTCCGACCTCAGCTTCATCATGGAGGAGCTGGACCGGTGTTACAACCGCGCCGTCACTCTGGCCAAACGCTTGACCGCCTCAGGACTGCTCACTTCAGACAG TGACCCTACAGAGGGCTGTTTCAATTACCCGCTGGTGGAGAAGTTTCTGATGACCAAGCGATGCTCTCGGACGCTGTTGCTCCACTACCTTCTGTGTCGCGGTCTGACTCTCGTCACCCTGCTGTGTGCCTGCGTCTACCTCGGCTACTACCTCCGACTGGCCTCCGTCACCGACGACTTTTCCTGCACGCTGCGCGTCGGCCTGCTCGTCGACGACCCCACCGTCCCGGAAAAGGTGCAGTGTAAGCTCATCGCCGTGGGAGTCTTCTCTTTGCTGAG CCTTGTCAACTTGGTCCTGTTCATTGCACTGATACCTGTGGTGTTCTACGCCAGCCTCCGTCCCCTCTTCTGCCATGGGTACGCTCGTTTCCTGGAAGCCTACCAATCACTGCCCACCATTGGTGTCCTGCCCAGTCCCGCTGGCCAATGGGACgatctctctctgtatctgctgTTCCTGGAGGAGAACATCAGCGAACTGAAGTCCTACAAATACATCAAG GTGTTGGAATTGTTAAAGAGAAGAGGTAGCTGCACCTCGGAAAACTTTGACGCCATGGGTCTCCTGCAGACTCTGTGTCTTGTGAAGATGGACGCTGTGGACGGGACCAAAGCGACTGTCCCTGCAGGGAGACCAGATCAAGTAAAAACTAACACCCCTGGCACTGCCAGGAGCACCAAAGCCTCCGACGCTGAAGAAGCTCACAACAGCCACAACCATCAGAGGTCAACATCGGATAACAGCACGGTGGAAACTGAGATGAGAG AGCTCACTCCCTTACTGCCGGGAAACAACGACGCAACGGGCAGCGAAAACAGAGAGGGTGGGACTCTCCGCCAACGACCAGCTGATGTGATCGGATGA